The following is a genomic window from Nymphaea colorata isolate Beijing-Zhang1983 chromosome 3, ASM883128v2, whole genome shotgun sequence.
CTTCTTGAGATAAGGCCATGCAAAATTCCTATTAAATTCAAGACTCCAAGGAGCTTTTGGAGTTTTGAGAAggtgaaaaaggaagagagcTTGTACATGCCGCCTAACAGAAGGTGaattttcatcttttacatGGAGATCTTTCTTGAagcatgttctttctttttttttttggtttagagaaagagagatgctttctttttatatttcttttctaGGTGTCTTTTTGTGATTGTTTCTTTGGAGCGCGTCTAGACATTGTTTTCCACATACAGCATTTAATAAGAATCTACATAGTACAATCCTAAACATATGTTACAAAAATACCATGTTCTTATTATGGAAGTCGTTCCCATATAAATTATGACAAAACAATAGTTAATTGTTGGATATATGAACCTATAGAATCACATCATATTTCCTGAAATAAGTTCATATATAGTGTTTTGAAACATCTAGTGTTTTAAGAACACAAAATTCTTTTTATCAAAACATCCGCTTAAAGTTTTTTCCTCATTTAGATTGAAAAGGTAACAGTGAATCTTGCTTCACTTTCGCTTGTGGACTTCGGTACTAACACATAATCGAACCacatatatttgtcattttgcCTTCGCGCAATTTGCACTTGATGTATTTTCGGTATTTTTTTGTGAGATTGGTTAAATGAGCCAATGTATGGGCTAcccaacattttatatatatatatatatatatatatatatatatatatatatatatatatatatctatacatatattatacacaGAGGGATTTGGTGTATCCTACAATTTTTATGACATGGACTGAAAGTTATGTCTAAAATTACCCAACATGGATTTAGATTTGAGCGTTCGAGAGCTCACCATTAGCCCATCCATATCATCTATTTCCTTTCTGCTAGACATAATAACAGTACTTTAGGTGAAGAGGAGGTTAATCTCGCTGCTTCTTATGCCTTGAGGTGATTTCGCTACTATGATTGAACTTGTATAtcaattcctttccttttgaaGTATAGAGAACTAATGCTATGAAAGATTGCCCGGCTACCAGCCCGCACCCTGTCCATAACCCTAACCCCTCCGGGAAGGATTACTCATAGCACTTGTATTTGGAGTTTTCCAAGTCGTCCCTCTAGTATCAAATTTATGTGTCTAATTTCCCCCGAAATTCACCATTTCATGTTGGAGTCTTGGAGATCGTTAAAATTCACCATTTCATGTGGAGATGGTTAGAATCATGATCCTTAGAATGTGATGGGGACAacaaattgacattttttttttgtccctgtAGTAAAAGGAATGGGGTCTGATTGTACGTAGAAGTATGTCCCATCGTTCTCCGATTGCGTGTGTAGAATCAATGGGAACTTCAGAACCCGCCAACCGATGCTCAGAGTTGAAGCGACTCACAGCAAATAATTTTCTAACCAGTCCTATCCATGAGCCTTGTTATTTTCAACTGCAACCACAGCCAATTCGACGCTCTTCAACTCATTGAATGAGGAAGAGAATATGAACCTTACAGGCCAACGATGATTGGACTTGGGAGTACAGAAAGAGAGAATGGAGAATAAAGTAGCAGAACACTTTCATTTACAGAGAGCtgttgagagggagagatgtGATCAGTACATAATTAGCAGAATCACATTGCACTGGATATGATTTGGACTCTAATTTTTTTCTACCATTTAAGAAGAATTGAAGGGTTGACAAGTCTCACTTTATGCTTACTGTGTGAATGAAACAGAGTCGAAGGAGCCTTCCGCATTACCATCCTTACcgtaaaaagttgaaaaatccGCATTTGAGACTTCCTTATACTGTATGGTGTTGGTTGTTTTCAACTTtccttaaaagaaaattttgggtACCTTCATTCTTGTATGCCGGCATGACTCACCCCAAAACTTACCAAGTGCTTAGTGTGCTAGATTTTAACTGGCACTCTTAGCTAACATGGGTTCATTCCTTAAAATGGCTAAAAACCAAGATAATGGATTGTAGGGTATTCAAGTTTTTCAATCATCGATTTTCCAGAGACTAATATAGAATTATTCTTAAGTTCAATTTACACAGACGGAATTAGGGCGTTACATATTCAAACAATAACTTGTGCCACATTCTGAGGCCAGAGGATtagggagagagaaacaaaaatctCATACAACACCATAAAAAATACATAGTCTGGCACTCCTCCCCTGTTTCTGCAGCAATCCTACTTCTTCAGGAAATGCCTCGAAGAAGGttgggaaaaaaacaaaagggagaagaaaaaggaaaaagtgggACAAGGACAGTTCAGCACACTTTTGGTCTGGAGCACTAACCCCACGACTAGAAACGCTCAGATTGAGTAGAATCGGGTTGGAAAATGCTCCAAGTGAAGGACGATTTGCAGTACAGTAGCAGTTTCTTGGGCTCTGTCAGCACCTTCTGGGGACATTGTCCACGGAGAGACTTAGAGAGGAAGCTCCTGATTCTTTCAAGAGAGACTGCAAGGGTCTTCTCGGACATGTTGGCGAAGCAGACCCGAAACCAACCGGGTTCAGAGCAATGGAAGGATGAACCAGGGGAGACATTCAGCCCAACTTGGTGCAGGAGCTTCTTCCACAGCCGTGTCTCTGCTTCAAAACTAGGATAATCCAAGAGGTGGCTCATATTCACCCAGCAAAATAAACCAGCATTGCTCTTCAGACAGCTGATCCCGCATTTCTGGAGACCAGATACCAGCTTCTTCTGTCTCTGCCTGAGCCTCTTCCTGTTTTCTCTTAGGTAATTAAGAGTGAATTTCTTATCCGAGAGCATCTCCGAGAGAAGATACTGCGTCTGAGATGAAACCAATCCAAAGCTAGACATCTTGGTGGCAGCAGATAGGACGTGTTCATTGTGAGTATAGATTGCACCGACACGAAAACCCGGAACCCCCATGTCCTTCGAAAGACTGCAAACAACGTGAACAAATTCGCGAGAGACATTGCATTCTGCCAGTACCGCATCTTCAGCAACGCTGGTAAACCCAGAAGGGGAGAAAACTGTGCCGGAGTATATCTCATCACAGATGAGATGAATCCTTTTTGTACTTACAAAGGTCAGGAGAGCCTTTAGAGCCTTGGAGCTCAATGTTGTTCCCAGAGGGTTGGAAGGGTTGGTGACCAGAACTCCCTTTACTTTCACTTTGCGATCTAACGCGTCGTCGTAGGCCTTCTGCAGTGATCCTTCCGTAATCTGGAAGTCATTGAAGCTGTCACAATGTATAGGTACAATTTCAACTCCGGTTCGCCACTTGAGATCTCTGTCAAATCTGGTAGAATAACAGCATAAGAATTTTAGCCACCAAATGGGCATCCCACTGAAATATGCACATGAGAAAAAGATGGTGCTGACATCAACTATGACAATGGTGGTTCAGTTGAACGATGACATACCCGGGATAGTATGGAGTAGGAAGAAGAAAGGCTTCTCCTGGTTCAGCCAGGCAAAACATCAAAGTTTCATTTGCAGAGGTGGCCCCTGCCGTGAGAACTAGCCTGTTCGGGTCAAACTTCACTCTGTTGCCTCTAATTTCGCCCATAAAGTCAGCTAGCGCCTGAATGTATAAAGTAGAATTTGGAACAAAGTCTGAGgttagcaaaaaataaaatactatatatatatatatatatatatatatccaagcTCAGAAAAGGGGCGGAATGATTGTCCACCTCTCCTAAATGTACAGAGTGTGGAACATGCCTTCCCTTGAAGTACGGGGGTCTAGAAAGCGTATGGTATAGAACCAGATACTTTCCACCAGGCAAGAAAAGGGAACACTGCAGAAATAGTGAAAGAAGCAAACAGGTAACTCATACTTTCTTAAATGCAGGCAGACCGCGGTAGTCCTGAAACAGCGCCATCTGTCTAAACAAGGACGTACCGCTGCTCATGAAGCTAGCAGCTCTGGGGTTCTCAAGCAACCACGTCTCCAGAAGATCTAAAGAAAGCTGCAGATGTGTTCACCCCATCAGACAAATCATGTATTGCACAGTGGCAAGAACACTATAAGAAACAGAGAGACAGAGGAAAGGAGAAAGCAAAATCCCAACAGTACTTGGTTATGGGATTGCTGGGCTCTCTCCAGCCTTTTACCTGATTCTCAGCGAGACCCATTTGTATTATCCCTGCAGGGTTCCGTGTTTCATCATATGGGTTTCTCTCGTACTCCTGCCAACCAAAGAAGTAATGAGAGTCCTCCCCATGGGAGTTGCATGTGATTTTCCTTGACACCATCAGCTGACGGTGGTTAGACATGATTcagaacctctctctctctctctctgtctctctttctctctctctctctctggcttgCTGATCTGGTGCTCAGCGAATCCTGAACTGCACGTATTTATAGGCGCCCGGGGAGCCCTGGGCTTCTTCTATTGTGAGATAGAAATCCTGTTAGTGAAACTGAGAGCTGGCACTCGACCTACTGCAAAGATGGAAAATTAGCCGCAGACAGGAGGGCCCCCATCGCTTTTAACTCTCCACACGATCTTGTGTGCCTTCACAGTGCATCCAAATGTCGTGTCAGTGCCCTAAGACCTTAACATTATATCCTGTTGGATCCTCACATCTGTGTGGGGGCCGGTTGCCGTTGGTATATATTCACTGTTCATGTCTTCCTTGGGCTCTGTAGTGGTGCCTTCATCCTCTTATCCTGATTGGGAGTTGTGGCAGTTAAATCCACCAGCAGGACTCGGGGATGGAATGCTCCAGAGGCCATGCTGCTCCTGCCACCGCTGCTAATAATCATGCTTAAATCAATTCAAGCTTTTATGCAACCTGTGTCTTCTTTTATGGTTGCATCTGCAGATACGTACTTAGGGTGTGCCACCATAATTGGTTTGTTGGAAGATTGTGATTCCACCAGTCAAGATTCTTTTctctgtgtgtgcgtgtgcatgCCGGCACGAGcaaaagagagagggggaggatgTGAAATTTCATTTATATACCATATCAGTCTTCTAGCCTGCAAAGAAAAGTAGACCTTAATCAAATCGGAGGAGTGGCCAAATTGAAGATTCGAGTGGCAAACAGTTAGGCATCAGAATACCATCTACAGATAGGGCAACTATTATGAACAGGAAAGTATTT
Proteins encoded in this region:
- the LOC116250847 gene encoding 1-aminocyclopropane-1-carboxylate synthase 3-like, producing MSNHRQLMVSRKITCNSHGEDSHYFFGWQEYERNPYDETRNPAGIIQMGLAENQLSLDLLETWLLENPRAASFMSSGTSLFRQMALFQDYRGLPAFKKALADFMGEIRGNRVKFDPNRLVLTAGATSANETLMFCLAEPGEAFLLPTPYYPGFDRDLKWRTGVEIVPIHCDSFNDFQITEGSLQKAYDDALDRKVKVKGVLVTNPSNPLGTTLSSKALKALLTFVSTKRIHLICDEIYSGTVFSPSGFTSVAEDAVLAECNVSREFVHVVCSLSKDMGVPGFRVGAIYTHNEHVLSAATKMSSFGLVSSQTQYLLSEMLSDKKFTLNYLRENRKRLRQRQKKLVSGLQKCGISCLKSNAGLFCWVNMSHLLDYPSFEAETRLWKKLLHQVGLNVSPGSSFHCSEPGWFRVCFANMSEKTLAVSLERIRSFLSKSLRGQCPQKVLTEPKKLLLYCKSSFTWSIFQPDSTQSERF